In Balaenoptera musculus isolate JJ_BM4_2016_0621 chromosome 19, mBalMus1.pri.v3, whole genome shotgun sequence, one genomic interval encodes:
- the NAPSA gene encoding napsin-A, whose product MSPPPLLLLLLPLLTMQPTGATLIRTPLRRVYTGLRALNPLRGWDKPAEPPRLGAPSPGDKDFFVPLSNYMNVQYYGEIGLGTPPQNFSVVFDTGSSNLWVPSVRCHFFSLPCWVHHRFNSKASSSFRPNGTKFAIQYGTGRLDGILSEDKLTIGGITGASVIFGEALWEPSLVFTFAHFDGVLGLGFPVLAVGGVRPPLDRLVDQGLLDKPVFSFYLNRDPEAADGGELVLGGSDPAHYIPPLTFVSVTIPAYWQIHMERVEVGTGLTLCARGCAAILDTGTSLITGPTEEIRALQAATGGVPLLMGEYLIQCSKIPTLPPVSFLLGGVWFNLTAQDYVIQIARGGVRLCLSGFQALDMPPPAGPLWILGDVFLRSYVAVFDRGAYVAVFDRGDRKSGARVGLARARARGAGQ is encoded by the exons GACCCCACTTCGCAGAGTCTACACTGGACTCAGGGCCCTGAACCCACTGAGGGGATGGGATAAGCCAGCAGAGCCCCCCAGGTTGGGGGCTCCATCCCCTGGGGACAAGGACTTCTTTGTGCCTCTCTCCAACTACATGAAC GTCCAGTATTATGGGGAAATTGGGCTGGGAACGCCCCCACAAAACTTCTCTGTCGTCTTTGACACCGGTTCCTCCAATCTCTGGGTCCCGTCCGTGAGATGCCACTTCTTCAGTCTGCCCTGCT GGGTCCACCACCGCTTCAACTCCAAAGCCTCCAGCTCCTTCCGGCCCAATGGGACCAAGTTTGCCATTCAATACGGAACTGGCCGCCTAGACGGCATCCTGAGTGAGGACAAGCTGACT ATTGGGGGAATCACAGGTGCATCGGTGATTTTTGGGGAGGCTCTGTGGGAGCCCAGCCTGGTCTTCACATTTGCCCACTTCGATGGGGTATTGGGCCTCGGTTTTCCCGTTCTGGCTGTGGGAGGAGTTCGGCCCCCGCTGGATAGACTGGTGGACCAGGGGCTTCTGGATAAGCCTGTCTTCTCCTTCTACCTCAACAG GGACCCTGAGGCAGCTGATGGCGGAGAGCTGGTCCTGGGTGGCTCGGACCCAGCACACTACATCCCACCCCTCACCTTTGTGTCAGTCACGATCCCTGCCTACTGGCAGATCCACATGGAGCG TGTGGAGGTTGGCACAGGGCTGACTCTTTGTGCCCGGGGCTGTGCTGCCATTCTGGACACAGGCACGTCTCTCATCACGGGACCCACTGAGGAGATCCGGGCCCTGCAGGCAGCCACTGGGGGAGTCCCCCTGCTAATGGGGGAG TACCTCATCCAGTGCTCGAAAATCCCAACGCTCCCCCCAGTCTCCTTCCTCCTTGGCGGGGTCTGGTTTAACCTCACGGCTCAGGACTACGTCATCCAG ATTGCTCGGGGTGGCGTCCGTCTCTGCTTGTCAGGCTTCCAGGCTCTGGACATGCCTCCGCCCGCAGGGCCCCTCTGGATCCTCGGCGATGTCTTCTTGCGCAGCTACGTGGCCGTCTTCGACCGTGGCGC CTACGTGGCCGTCTTCGACCGTGGCGACAGGAAAAGCGGGGCGCGAGTGGGGCTTGCGCGTGCTCGAGCTCGTGGAGCAGGACAGTGA
- the KCNC3 gene encoding LOW QUALITY PROTEIN: potassium voltage-gated channel subfamily C member 3 (The sequence of the model RefSeq protein was modified relative to this genomic sequence to represent the inferred CDS: deleted 1 base in 1 codon), with protein MLSSVCVSSFRGRQGSSKQQPVSPPQPSESPLPLPPPPPPPPPPLLQQQQQPAQPGPAASPAGPPAPRGPGGRRAEPCPGLPAAAMGRHGGGGGDSGKIVINVGGVRHETYRSTLRTLPGTRLAGLTEPEAAARFDYDPGADEFFFDRHPGVFAYVLNYYRTGKLHCPADVCGPLFEEELGFWGIDETDVEACCWMTYRQHRDAEEALDSFEAPDPSGAANAANAAGAHDAGLDDEAGAGGGGLDGAGGELKRLCFQDAGGGAGGPPGGAGGTWWRRWQPRVWALFEDPYSSRAARYVAFASLFFILISITTFCLETHEGFIHISNKTVTQASPIPGAPPENITNVEVETEPFLTYVEGVCVVWFTFEFLMRITFCPDKVEFLKSSLNIIDCVAILPFYLEVGLSGLSSKAAKDVLGFLRVVRFVRILRIFKLTRHFVGLRVLGHTLRASTNEFLLLIIFLALGVLIFATMIYYAERIGADPDDILGSNHTYFKNIPIGFWWAVVTMTTLGYGDMYPKTWSGMLVGALCALAGVLTIAMPVPVIVNNFGMYYSLAMAKQKLPKKKNKHIPRPPQPGSPNYCKPDPPPPPPPHPHHSSGSGSPPPPITPPSMGVTVAGAYPPGPHTHPGLLRGGAGGLGVMGLPPLPAPGEPCPLAQEEVIEINRADPRPNGDPAAAALAHEDCPAIDQPAMSPEDKSPITPGSRGRYSRDRACFLLTDYAPSPDGSIRKATGAPPLPPQDWRKPGPPSFLPDLNANAAAWISP; from the exons ATGCTGAGCTCAGTCTGCGTCTCATCCTTCCGCGGGCGCCAGGGGTCCAGCAAACAGCAGCCGGTGTCGCCGCCGCAGCCGTCCGAGTCCCCGCTGCCGCTGCCCccgccgccaccgccaccgccaccgccgctgctgcagcagcagcagcagcctgcGCAGCCCGGCCCCGCCGCGTCCCCGGCGGGCCCCCCGGCACCCCGCGGGCCCGGGGGCCGGCGCGCCGAGCCATGCCCCGGGCTGCCGGCGGCGGCCATGGGGCGGcacggcggcggcggtggcgacAGTGGCAAGATCGTGATCAACGTGGGCGGCGTGCGCCATGAGACGTACCGCTCGACGCTGCGCACCCTGCCGGGGACGCGGCTGGCCGGCTTGACGGAGCCCGAGGCGGCGGCGCGCTTCGACTACGACCCGGGCGCCGACGAGTTCTTCTTTGACCGGCATCCGGGTGTCTTCGCCTACGTGCTAAACTACTACCGCACTGGCAAGCTGCACTGCCCGGCCGACGTGTGCGGGCCGCTCTTCGAGGAGGAGCTCGGCTTTTGGGGCATCGACGAGACCGACGTGGAGGCCTGCTGCTGGATGACCTACCGGCAGCACCGGGACGCCGAGGAAGCGCTCGACTCTTTCGAGGCACCCGACCCCTCGGGCGCCGCCAACGCTGCCAACGCCGCGGGCGCCCATGACGCGGGCCTGGACGACGAggcgggcgcgggcggcggcggcctGGACGGCGCGGGCGGCGAGCTCAAGCGCCTCTGCTTCCAGGACGCTGGCGGCGGCGCCGGGGGCCCGCCAGGGGGCGCGGGCGGCACGTGGTGGCGCCGCTGGCAGCCCCGCGTGTGGGCGCTCTTCGAGGACCCCTACTCGTCGCGGGCCGCCAGG TATGTGGCCTTCGCCTCCCTCTTCTTCATCCTCATCTCCATCACCACCTTCTGCCTGGAGACCCACGAGGGTTTCATCCACATCAGCAACAAGACAGTGACGCAGGCCTCCCCGATCCCTGGGGCTCCGCCGGAGAACATCACCAATGTGGAGGTGGAGACAGAGCCCTTCCTGACCTACGTGGAGGGTGTGTGCGTCGTCTGGTTCACCTTTGAGTTTCTCATGCGCATCACCTTCTGCCCAGACAAGGTGGAATTTCTCAAGAGCAGCCTCAACATCATCGACTGTGTGGCCATCCTGCCCTTCTATCTGGAGGTGGGGCTCTCGGGCCTCAGTTCCAAGGCCGCCAAAGATGTGCTGGGCTTCCTGCGGGTGGTCCGCTTTGTCCGGATCCTGCGCATCTTCAAGCTCACGCGGCACTTCGTGGGGCTGCGCGTGCTGGGCCACACTCTCCGCGCCAGCACCAATGAGTTCCTGCTGCTTATCATCTTCCTGGCGCTCGGTGTGCTCATCTTTGCCACTATGATCTACTATGCTGAGCGCATTGGCGCTGACCCCGATGACATCCTGGGCTCCAACCACACCTACTTCAAGAACATCCCCATCGGCTTCTGGTGGGCCGTGGTCACCATGACAACCCTGGGCTACGGAGACATGTACCCCAAGACGTGGTCAGGGATGCTGGTGGGGGCGCTGTGTGCCCTGGCTGGGGTGCTCACCATCGCCATGCCCGTGCCCGTCATTGTCAACAACTTTGGCATGTACTATTCGCTGGCCATGGCCAAACAGAAGCTGCCCaagaagaagaataaacataTCCCCCGGCCCCCGCAGCCCGGCTCGCCCAACTATTGCAAGCCCGacccaccgcccccgcccccgccccatccTCACCAcagcagcggcagcggcagcccTCCACCACCCATCACCCCGCCCTCCATGGGGGTGACTGTGGCAGGGGCCTACCCACCAGGGCCCCACACGCACCCCGGGCTGCtcagg gggggggcgggggggctcgGGGTCATGGGGctgcctcctctgcctgcccctgGGGAGCCTTGCCCGTTGGCTCAGGAGGAAGTGATTGAGATCAACCGGGCAG ATCCCCGCCCCAACGGGGACCCTGCAGCAGCTGCGCTTGCCCACGAGGACTGCCCAGCTATTGACCAGCCCGCCATGTCACCAGAAGACAAGAGCCCCATCACCCCCGGGAGCCGGGGCCGCTACAGCCGGGACCGAGCCTGCTTCCTTCTCACTGACTATGCCCCTTCCCCTGATGGCTCCATCCGGAAAG ccactggtgctcccccactgcccccccaAGACTGGCGTAAGCCAGGCCCCCCAAGCTTCTTGCCCGACCTCAACGCCAACGCTGCAGCCTGGATATCCCCCTAG